In Actinoplanes sp. NBC_00393, a single genomic region encodes these proteins:
- a CDS encoding patatin-like phospholipase family protein, protein MTKALVLGGGGVTGIAWELGVLCGLQRAGVPLGDADVVIGTSAGSVVGTVIAAGIDLEVAVAQQEVGHNGDRRGETRDGDASQTSGAGQNSGAGRNGDASRNGDASRNGDAGRSSGAGRDGDAGRNGGAEARAEGERRGGTGRLLAALAVLTDPAVPVREGRVRVGEYALAATTRDEASYVAGMAAILPVRQWPKRDLRITAVDTGDGRDVVFDAASGAPLELAVAASCAVPGLMPPITIDGRRYMDGGIRLGAGADLAAGADHLVVIAPMAWIDRDRIETEMASTGAGKTLLIDPDEAALEAMGQNFMDPGRRAAAARAGLRQGAAVADAVRAVWPS, encoded by the coding sequence GTGACGAAGGCTCTGGTTCTGGGTGGCGGCGGTGTCACCGGTATCGCGTGGGAATTGGGCGTGCTCTGCGGGCTCCAGCGGGCCGGGGTTCCGCTCGGGGACGCCGACGTGGTGATCGGGACGTCCGCCGGTTCGGTCGTGGGCACGGTGATTGCCGCGGGCATCGATCTGGAGGTCGCAGTGGCCCAGCAGGAGGTCGGCCACAACGGCGACCGCCGCGGCGAGACCCGGGACGGCGACGCAAGCCAAACCAGCGGCGCGGGCCAGAACAGCGGCGCGGGCCGGAACGGCGATGCAAGCCGGAACGGCGATGCAAGCCGGAACGGCGACGCAGGCCGGAGCAGCGGCGCTGGCCGGGACGGCGACGCAGGACGGAACGGCGGCGCGGAGGCACGGGCCGAGGGTGAGCGCCGAGGTGGGACCGGACGGCTGCTGGCGGCGCTGGCGGTGTTGACGGATCCGGCGGTGCCGGTTCGGGAGGGGCGGGTCCGGGTGGGTGAGTACGCGCTGGCGGCCACCACCCGGGACGAGGCGTCCTATGTTGCGGGAATGGCGGCGATCCTGCCGGTTCGGCAGTGGCCGAAGCGGGATCTGCGCATCACGGCGGTGGACACCGGCGACGGGCGCGATGTGGTCTTCGATGCGGCTTCGGGCGCGCCCCTCGAGCTGGCTGTCGCGGCCAGCTGTGCGGTGCCCGGCCTGATGCCGCCGATCACGATTGACGGCCGCCGCTACATGGACGGTGGGATCCGGCTCGGCGCCGGCGCCGACCTGGCTGCCGGGGCGGACCACCTGGTGGTGATCGCCCCGATGGCGTGGATCGACCGGGACCGGATCGAGACGGAGATGGCGTCGACCGGCGCGGGCAAGACCCTGCTGATCGATCCGGACGAAGCGGCGCTGGAGGCGATGGGCCAGAACTTCATGGATCCGGGTCGCCGGGCAGCCGCAGCCCGGGCCGGACTTCGCCAGGGCGCAGCCGTCGCCGACGCCGTCCGGGCTGTCTGGCCCAGCTGA
- a CDS encoding MFS transporter: MLTDPARPATAALPRRRFMLVIALLGYFLTAWAWALLGPLAPLLRDSLGLSPLTQALVVALPVVVGALGRIPVGSLADRRGSRRMYLLVTALTMTALLVLATVGHRSAPALLAGAVLLGAAGTTFAAGVPFVSAWFPERRGLAIGALGTGLCGGALGGLTAVRLVDAYGMAAPFLVSSAALAAFGILGATAMRDAPRHSVPAAGARGRLTSALRLPITRRSIIWYALGFALFVTCSNALPVYLGNAYDVSPARAGDVMAAFVVVGVAMRPIGGWLADRFGPARPLVIALTALTVATAVQAFTPPLPIFLAAVLPVLAVGLGVSSSAVLTQIGHTAPPLMVGLVTGVVSAAAGIAGFLTPLLLAVSFQLTASYGPAFTVLLAAALVALAVALHNLRNPA; this comes from the coding sequence GTGCTGACCGATCCTGCACGACCCGCCACCGCCGCGCTGCCCCGCCGCCGATTCATGCTGGTCATCGCGCTGCTCGGCTACTTCCTCACCGCGTGGGCCTGGGCGCTGCTCGGCCCCCTGGCCCCGCTGCTGCGCGACTCGCTCGGTCTCAGCCCGCTGACCCAGGCCCTCGTCGTCGCCCTGCCGGTCGTGGTCGGCGCCCTCGGCCGGATCCCGGTCGGCTCGCTGGCCGACCGGCGCGGCAGCCGCCGAATGTATCTGCTGGTCACCGCCCTGACCATGACGGCCCTGCTGGTGCTCGCCACGGTCGGTCACCGCTCCGCACCCGCCCTGCTGGCCGGCGCGGTGCTGCTCGGCGCGGCCGGCACGACCTTCGCCGCGGGCGTCCCGTTCGTCAGCGCCTGGTTCCCCGAACGCCGCGGCCTGGCCATCGGCGCCCTCGGCACCGGGCTGTGCGGCGGCGCGCTCGGCGGACTGACGGCGGTTCGGCTCGTCGACGCGTACGGAATGGCTGCTCCTTTCCTGGTCAGCTCCGCGGCGCTGGCAGCCTTCGGCATCCTGGGCGCCACCGCCATGCGCGACGCCCCACGCCACTCAGTGCCCGCGGCCGGCGCCCGGGGCCGCCTCACCAGCGCGCTGCGGCTCCCCATCACCCGGCGTTCCATCATCTGGTACGCCCTGGGCTTCGCCCTTTTCGTCACCTGCTCCAACGCGCTGCCGGTCTACCTCGGCAATGCGTACGACGTGAGCCCCGCCCGGGCCGGTGACGTGATGGCCGCGTTCGTCGTCGTCGGCGTGGCGATGCGCCCGATCGGCGGCTGGCTGGCCGACCGCTTCGGCCCCGCCCGCCCGCTGGTGATCGCCCTGACCGCGCTGACCGTGGCCACCGCGGTGCAGGCCTTCACCCCGCCCCTGCCGATCTTCCTGGCCGCCGTCCTGCCCGTCCTGGCCGTCGGCCTCGGCGTCTCCAGCAGCGCGGTACTCACCCAGATCGGCCACACCGCCCCACCCCTGATGGTCGGCCTGGTGACCGGCGTGGTGAGCGCGGCGGCCGGAATCGCCGGCTTCCTCACCCCGCTGCTGCTCGCCGTCTCCTTCCAGCTCACCGCCAGCTACGGCCCAGCCTTCACCGTCCTGCTGGCCGCCGCCCTGGTCGCCTTGGCCGTAGCCCTCCACAACCTCCGCAACCCCGCCTGA
- a CDS encoding ABC transporter permease yields the protein MLRLLTGRARAQWQLLASLLAVVTVGATLLGVCTLLVTRTAEQALEVAASRAAPEDVEVTAYTVAMTGDDARSVADDTRALLTDALAPFRAGTAARASSVMRSLGEDSVGYLSAVEGLQQRAELVSGRWPGAASEVAVLEPTARMLGLRPGSRVRLGEERARDPAPALDVTVAAVVRPLPGTGWDRDPLAGTGYDLAYRDGSAMQPSRAFGPFLLDLGELLGSGSAIARLEITARPDLSAPDQRDLAAVAESVRGADRRLARVLGDRVQIERIASALPAELSSARDQQQVVNGSVLAIAVLGIVLTGVALALAGRLTADVRAAETALLTAIGTGRGRLALNAILEAGVLALLGAALAIPASAALHSALSQLPPLAGAGLATTPAITGGQVLAVTLGALALAVLLVGLAVRPAPAAGDRGRRELLARSGADLLLVALAAGGWWQLRAQPAGSSAQVDTVRVLAPALLLTAGSALALRLVPPALAAADRLARRTNGLALSLAVAEAARRPQATAAALLITLACAAGSFGVAFDATWDRSQRDQAALSVGTDLTLTLAAPPVAGQGALVSAATGGTVRPATDRGVSVGQWLGPAGDVPRLVAVDAGRAGELVRGRLASGRTWAGVGTALAPPSRADGLPVPAGYAFTFSGTADQALTVTPRLVLEDATGLRTTCTGTPLPLDGRAHRLPGCAPVEGLRLVAVSLPVTGEAISPDRTDSSRLAFTLTVPDAGGQSWNATSIEPYAGRLADPAVELAGGSLRVTSTVRLGGAPDAARELAVTAFPDPGPVPVAVSERLAGDIGASPGDQLDVAVGTTPLTVEVAELVPAVPGAPGAAAVLADLDTLSRALMLRGDLEFPVDAWWAGQPSAGAAERAAGLHLGPVTTRDGEIARLSSGPVPAGLPAVLRLLVPAAALLLLAGLVLHVTSDLRVRALEVARLRGLGMTRREVRRTLLGQHALILLPMFVAGAAVGAIGTRLVAPLLVRSDTGAEPVPAVAPLWPWAAETALLGSLLAVCTLAVGVVVVLQSRKADAAHLRVTS from the coding sequence GTGCTGAGGCTGCTCACCGGGCGGGCCCGGGCGCAGTGGCAGCTGCTCGCCTCGCTGCTGGCGGTGGTCACCGTGGGCGCGACCCTGCTGGGGGTCTGTACGCTGCTGGTGACGCGTACGGCGGAGCAGGCTCTGGAGGTGGCGGCGTCCCGGGCGGCGCCGGAGGATGTCGAGGTCACCGCGTACACGGTGGCGATGACCGGCGACGATGCCCGGTCGGTGGCCGACGACACCCGCGCCCTGCTCACCGATGCGCTGGCGCCGTTCCGGGCCGGCACCGCCGCGCGGGCGTCGTCGGTGATGCGGTCGCTGGGCGAGGACTCGGTGGGCTACCTGTCCGCGGTCGAGGGCCTGCAACAGCGGGCCGAACTGGTGTCCGGCCGCTGGCCCGGAGCCGCTTCCGAAGTCGCCGTGCTGGAGCCGACCGCCCGCATGCTGGGGCTCAGGCCGGGAAGCCGGGTACGCCTCGGCGAGGAACGGGCCCGCGATCCCGCTCCGGCGCTGGACGTGACGGTGGCCGCTGTCGTACGCCCGCTGCCCGGCACCGGCTGGGACCGTGACCCGCTCGCCGGCACCGGCTACGACCTGGCCTATCGCGACGGCAGCGCGATGCAGCCGTCCCGCGCGTTCGGCCCGTTCCTGCTCGACCTCGGTGAGCTGCTCGGCAGCGGCTCGGCGATCGCCCGCCTGGAGATCACCGCGCGGCCCGATCTGTCCGCCCCCGACCAGCGCGATCTGGCAGCCGTCGCCGAATCCGTTCGCGGCGCGGACCGCCGCCTGGCCCGGGTCCTCGGCGACCGGGTGCAGATCGAGCGGATCGCCTCCGCGCTGCCGGCCGAACTGTCGTCCGCCCGCGACCAGCAGCAGGTCGTCAACGGCTCGGTGCTCGCGATCGCGGTGCTCGGCATCGTGCTGACCGGCGTCGCGCTGGCGCTCGCCGGGCGGCTCACCGCGGACGTCCGGGCCGCCGAGACCGCCCTGCTGACGGCGATCGGCACCGGCCGGGGCCGGCTGGCCCTGAACGCGATCCTGGAGGCCGGTGTCCTCGCCCTGCTGGGCGCCGCGCTGGCGATTCCGGCCTCCGCTGCGCTGCACTCGGCGCTCAGTCAGCTGCCGCCGCTGGCCGGCGCCGGGCTGGCCACCACGCCCGCGATCACCGGCGGCCAGGTTCTCGCGGTCACGCTTGGCGCCCTCGCCCTGGCGGTGCTGCTGGTCGGGCTCGCGGTGCGGCCCGCCCCGGCGGCCGGCGACCGCGGACGCCGCGAGCTGCTGGCCCGTTCCGGCGCCGACCTGCTGCTGGTGGCGCTCGCTGCGGGCGGCTGGTGGCAGCTGCGGGCTCAGCCCGCCGGTTCGAGCGCGCAGGTCGACACGGTACGGGTACTCGCGCCCGCCCTGCTGCTGACCGCCGGTTCCGCCCTCGCGTTGCGACTGGTGCCGCCCGCGCTGGCCGCCGCCGACCGGCTGGCCCGCCGGACCAACGGGCTCGCCCTCTCGCTCGCCGTCGCCGAGGCCGCGCGCCGCCCGCAGGCCACCGCCGCCGCCCTGCTGATCACGCTGGCCTGCGCGGCCGGCAGCTTCGGCGTGGCGTTCGACGCGACCTGGGACCGGTCGCAGCGCGATCAGGCGGCCCTGTCGGTGGGCACCGATCTGACTCTGACCCTCGCCGCTCCCCCGGTCGCCGGGCAGGGTGCGCTGGTGAGCGCGGCGACCGGCGGCACGGTCCGGCCGGCCACCGACCGGGGTGTCTCGGTGGGTCAGTGGCTGGGCCCGGCGGGAGACGTGCCGCGGCTGGTCGCGGTGGACGCGGGCCGGGCCGGGGAGCTGGTGCGGGGGCGGTTGGCGTCCGGGCGTACCTGGGCCGGGGTGGGCACGGCGCTCGCACCGCCGTCGCGTGCCGACGGCCTTCCCGTTCCGGCCGGATACGCCTTCACGTTCTCCGGGACGGCTGACCAGGCGCTCACCGTGACGCCGCGGCTGGTGCTGGAGGATGCCACCGGCTTGCGCACCACGTGCACCGGGACGCCACTGCCGCTCGACGGACGCGCGCACCGGCTGCCGGGCTGCGCGCCGGTCGAGGGCCTGCGCCTGGTCGCGGTCTCGCTGCCGGTCACCGGCGAGGCGATCAGCCCGGATCGTACGGACAGCAGCCGGCTCGCCTTCACACTTACCGTTCCGGACGCCGGTGGACAGTCCTGGAACGCCACATCGATCGAGCCGTACGCCGGCCGGCTCGCCGACCCGGCCGTCGAACTCGCCGGCGGCAGTCTGCGGGTGACCAGCACGGTCCGGCTCGGCGGCGCGCCGGACGCCGCGCGGGAACTGGCCGTCACAGCGTTCCCCGATCCCGGCCCGGTGCCGGTCGCCGTCTCCGAACGCCTCGCCGGCGACATCGGCGCGTCGCCCGGCGACCAGCTCGACGTGGCGGTGGGCACCACCCCGCTCACCGTCGAGGTGGCCGAGCTGGTCCCGGCGGTCCCGGGCGCGCCCGGCGCGGCGGCGGTGCTCGCCGACCTGGACACCCTGTCGCGGGCCCTGATGCTCCGCGGTGACCTCGAGTTCCCGGTGGACGCCTGGTGGGCCGGGCAGCCCTCGGCGGGCGCGGCCGAGCGGGCCGCGGGACTGCACCTCGGGCCGGTCACCACCCGCGACGGGGAGATCGCCCGGCTCAGCTCCGGGCCGGTGCCGGCCGGGCTGCCGGCGGTGCTGCGGCTGCTCGTACCGGCGGCGGCCCTGCTGCTGCTCGCCGGCCTGGTCCTGCACGTGACCAGCGACCTGCGGGTTCGCGCCCTGGAGGTGGCCCGGCTGCGCGGGCTGGGCATGACCCGCCGCGAGGTACGCCGCACCCTGCTCGGCCAGCACGCCCTGATCCTGCTGCCGATGTTCGTGGCCGGCGCCGCGGTCGGCGCGATCGGCACCCGCCTGGTGGCGCCGCTGCTGGTCCGCTCCGACACGGGTGCCGAGCCGGTGCCGGCGGTGGCGCCGCTGTGGCCGTGGGCCGCCGAGACCGCCCTGCTGGGATCGCTGCTGGCCGTGTGCACGCTCGCGGTAGGCGTCGTGGTCGTCCTGCAGTCCCGCAAGGCCGACGCCGCCCACCTGCGGGTGACGTCATGA
- a CDS encoding ABC transporter ATP-binding protein — MSTQPLTLPEPPPRAPEFGRESLIVCESLVRIYQTGSIEVQALQGLDLLVEDGEMVAVVGASGSGKSTLLAILAGIDAPTAGRARVGEWDLLAMSRTDRVRYRRHTVGFVRQQTASNLVPYLTAAQVVDLPMAAAGVGRRARRARAAELLEALGVADCADRRPAQMSGGQQQRVAIAVALANQPRVLFADEPTGELDTTTSGQVFEALRHVNREFGVTVVVVTHDPEVSGQVERTVAIRDGRTSSEVLRRTATAENGDTHVIAEEYAVMDRAGRVQVPREYREALELTRRVRLALEADHVAIHPDRS, encoded by the coding sequence ATGAGCACGCAGCCGCTGACGCTGCCGGAACCGCCTCCGCGCGCACCCGAGTTCGGCCGGGAGTCGCTGATCGTCTGCGAGAGCCTGGTCCGGATCTATCAGACCGGGTCGATCGAGGTGCAGGCCCTGCAGGGGCTCGACCTGCTGGTGGAGGACGGCGAGATGGTCGCCGTGGTGGGCGCGTCCGGGTCGGGCAAGTCGACGCTCCTGGCCATCCTGGCCGGGATCGACGCGCCCACGGCCGGGCGGGCTCGGGTCGGCGAGTGGGATCTGCTGGCGATGTCGCGTACCGATCGGGTTCGCTACCGGCGGCACACCGTCGGGTTCGTCCGGCAGCAGACCGCGAGCAACCTGGTGCCGTACCTGACTGCCGCCCAGGTGGTGGACCTGCCGATGGCGGCCGCCGGTGTAGGCCGCCGGGCCCGGCGTGCCCGCGCCGCGGAGCTCCTCGAAGCGCTCGGGGTGGCCGACTGCGCGGACCGCAGGCCCGCGCAGATGTCCGGCGGACAGCAGCAGCGGGTGGCGATCGCGGTGGCGCTGGCCAACCAGCCGCGGGTGCTGTTCGCCGACGAGCCGACCGGTGAGCTGGACACCACCACCTCCGGTCAGGTGTTCGAGGCGTTGCGGCACGTCAACCGGGAGTTCGGGGTGACCGTCGTGGTGGTCACCCACGATCCGGAGGTGAGCGGGCAGGTGGAGCGGACCGTGGCGATCCGCGACGGGCGGACCAGCAGCGAGGTGCTGCGGCGTACCGCCACCGCGGAGAACGGGGACACCCACGTGATCGCGGAGGAGTACGCGGTGATGGACCGGGCCGGCCGGGTGCAGGTGCCGCGCGAGTACCGGGAGGCGCTGGAACTCACCCGGCGGGTCCGGCTGGCGCTGGAGGCCGACCACGTGGCGATCCACCCGGACCGCTCATGA
- a CDS encoding ABC transporter permease: MKRLPALHWASMAGRARADAGPLLLCAAVVAVISLLAGAVPGLLRDTADQAVREAVREAGDRAEVTASAHWEPDDGPGGRYRMPHLAEDMDALRDRTLNELGSGLRAALEPPVTTAVSSTLSFTDGSVLRTFRMAYLSTGTGPEVVWTAGTAPGPTVRQGRGDTLVPYFGPPWTVQAGISESAAKVLRVKPGDRLALADNNRNTKDVRVSGIFRPVDRSDPAWRTMPWLLDPAAGADGIGSTRFGGLLSAESLPDARLALGVDQFDRAVRFSPDPDVLTWESAQTIAATAVTLKAESGATGELDTSTVWNTQLDAVLREVTGQVQAASAQASVLLLAVLTAAVLVLLLAADLLVRRRTPALALARQRGTGLTALGGELLLESVTVAMAGSLVGVLFARTLVPVVSWIWVAPVALAAALAAPVFGVLAAARATRDRRVPANRSARRWIRHTGLLRRAAAELTVVAAAVAALIALRQRGVLPGLSEPGGVQAGTGADGFGLSGAATSGLLPGGALSGGSSGGSSGGSSGALSGDALLGAAGISLPAAAPTLAVLAGVLILLRLLPLGLALGLRVALRSSRPLAVFGAARAAATAGRALPLLALVAATALASFALTMNATVQAGLADGAWRTVGADARLDVAPSAEKFTAEVAGRLAAAPGVRHAVAARVTDAERIVTDETTVSPVLVAVDAVAFQRLLADTQLPAEPGLSRLATPSAGPIPALVRSADGALRPGLGLDLLRDGAPAVRLQAIGAAPAVNNLPDVVIVDAAALTAAGVSAAPNTIWLTGPGAAAAVAASGVEGEGVVRTDVLRTRQEAPLVAGLLALAWASAATLLALGLLGLALGAAAGAPDRWQTLTRLRTLGLRPSEARRVAAGELLPAVAVAAIGGPLLAVLLAWLTFDPLTLRLLTAQTNDPTPAPPWWQLALLAVTLLAAVAVVVPLESTLRRRRRLAEVLRVGE; the protein is encoded by the coding sequence ATGAAGCGGCTGCCGGCGCTGCACTGGGCGAGCATGGCCGGCCGCGCCCGCGCCGACGCCGGCCCGTTACTGCTCTGCGCCGCCGTGGTGGCGGTGATCAGTCTGCTCGCCGGCGCCGTGCCGGGGCTGCTGCGCGACACCGCCGACCAGGCGGTGCGGGAGGCCGTCCGGGAGGCCGGAGACCGGGCCGAGGTCACCGCGAGCGCACACTGGGAGCCGGACGACGGGCCGGGCGGCCGCTACCGGATGCCACACCTCGCCGAGGACATGGACGCGCTGCGCGACCGGACCCTGAACGAGCTCGGCAGCGGGCTGCGGGCCGCACTGGAACCGCCGGTCACCACCGCGGTCAGCAGCACGCTCAGCTTCACCGACGGCAGTGTGCTGCGGACCTTCCGGATGGCGTACCTGTCGACCGGCACCGGCCCGGAGGTGGTCTGGACGGCCGGCACCGCGCCCGGGCCGACCGTGCGGCAGGGCCGCGGCGACACGCTGGTGCCCTATTTCGGGCCGCCGTGGACGGTCCAGGCCGGCATTTCGGAGAGCGCCGCGAAGGTTCTGCGGGTCAAGCCGGGCGATCGGCTCGCGCTCGCCGACAACAATCGAAACACCAAGGATGTACGCGTGAGCGGCATCTTCCGCCCCGTCGACCGCTCCGACCCCGCCTGGCGGACCATGCCCTGGCTGCTCGACCCGGCGGCCGGGGCGGACGGGATCGGCTCCACCCGGTTCGGCGGGCTGCTCTCCGCCGAGTCGCTGCCGGACGCCCGGCTCGCCCTCGGCGTCGACCAGTTCGACCGGGCCGTCCGGTTCAGCCCCGACCCGGACGTGCTGACCTGGGAGTCGGCGCAGACGATCGCCGCGACCGCGGTGACGCTGAAGGCCGAGTCCGGGGCCACCGGCGAACTCGACACCTCCACGGTGTGGAACACCCAGCTCGACGCGGTGCTGCGGGAGGTGACCGGTCAGGTGCAGGCCGCGTCCGCGCAGGCTTCGGTGCTGCTCCTCGCTGTGCTGACCGCCGCTGTGCTGGTTCTGCTCCTCGCCGCCGACCTGCTGGTGCGCCGCCGAACGCCGGCGTTGGCGCTGGCCCGGCAGCGGGGCACCGGACTCACCGCCCTGGGCGGGGAACTCCTGCTCGAATCGGTCACGGTGGCGATGGCCGGAAGTCTCGTGGGGGTGCTGTTCGCGCGTACCCTCGTGCCGGTCGTCTCCTGGATCTGGGTGGCGCCGGTGGCGCTCGCGGCCGCCCTCGCCGCGCCGGTGTTCGGCGTGCTCGCCGCGGCCCGCGCCACCCGGGACCGCCGGGTGCCCGCCAACCGGTCGGCGCGCCGCTGGATCCGGCACACCGGCCTGCTGCGCCGCGCCGCCGCCGAACTCACGGTGGTCGCGGCGGCCGTCGCGGCCTTGATCGCCCTGCGCCAGCGCGGCGTCCTGCCCGGCCTGTCCGAGCCCGGCGGTGTCCAGGCAGGCACCGGAGCAGACGGCTTCGGCCTGTCCGGCGCGGCGACCAGCGGCTTGCTGCCCGGCGGCGCCTTGTCCGGTGGCTCGTCCGGCGGCTCGTCCGGCGGCTCGTCCGGTGCCTTGTCCGGCGACGCCTTGCTTGGCGCTGCAGGGATCAGCCTTCCGGCTGCCGCCCCGACACTGGCCGTTCTCGCCGGTGTGCTGATCCTGCTGCGGCTGCTTCCGCTCGGTCTCGCCCTCGGCCTGCGGGTCGCGCTGCGTTCCAGCCGTCCCCTGGCCGTGTTCGGCGCGGCCCGGGCCGCGGCCACCGCCGGCCGGGCGCTGCCGCTGCTCGCCCTGGTCGCCGCGACCGCGCTGGCATCGTTCGCGCTGACCATGAACGCCACCGTGCAGGCCGGCCTCGCCGACGGCGCCTGGCGGACGGTCGGCGCCGACGCCCGGCTCGACGTGGCGCCGAGCGCGGAGAAGTTCACCGCGGAGGTGGCCGGCCGGCTCGCTGCTGCGCCGGGCGTCCGCCATGCCGTCGCTGCCCGGGTCACCGACGCCGAACGGATCGTCACCGACGAGACCACGGTCTCCCCGGTCCTGGTCGCCGTGGACGCCGTCGCCTTCCAGCGGCTCCTGGCCGACACCCAGCTGCCGGCCGAACCCGGACTCAGCCGGCTCGCCACCCCCTCTGCCGGCCCGATTCCGGCACTGGTCCGCTCCGCCGACGGCGCTCTGCGGCCCGGCCTCGGGCTGGACCTGCTGCGCGACGGCGCCCCGGCGGTACGGCTTCAGGCCATCGGCGCTGCCCCCGCCGTGAACAACCTGCCGGACGTGGTGATCGTCGATGCCGCAGCCCTCACCGCCGCCGGGGTTTCCGCCGCGCCGAACACCATCTGGCTGACCGGGCCGGGCGCTGCGGCCGCCGTCGCGGCGAGCGGGGTCGAGGGTGAGGGCGTCGTGCGTACCGATGTGCTGCGAACTCGGCAGGAGGCGCCGCTGGTTGCCGGGCTGCTGGCGCTCGCGTGGGCGTCGGCGGCAACATTGCTGGCGCTGGGCCTGCTGGGCCTCGCCCTGGGCGCGGCAGCCGGCGCCCCGGATCGCTGGCAGACCCTGACCCGCCTGCGCACCCTCGGCCTGCGCCCGTCGGAGGCCCGCCGGGTAGCGGCCGGCGAACTACTCCCGGCGGTCGCCGTGGCAGCGATCGGCGGCCCGCTGCTGGCGGTGCTGCTCGCCTGGCTGACCTTCGACCCGCTGACGCTGCGGTTGCTCACCGCCCAGACCAACGACCCGACCCCGGCGCCCCCGTGGTGGCAGCTCGCCCTCCTCGCGGTCACACTGCTGGCCGCGGTCGCCGTGGTCGTCCCGCTCGAATCCACTTTGCGGCGTCGCCGCCGACTGGCCGAAGTCCTCCGAGTCGGCGAATAG
- a CDS encoding ABC transporter ATP-binding protein, whose product MTAPILRVRGVNRTFGDVHALRDVSFDVAAGSMVALVGRSGSGKTTLLNVIGGLDRPDTGSVEIDGTDVTGLDEDGLSMLRREKVSYVFQTFGLIPVLSAAENVGAPLRLARMSAADRERRVALLLELVGLAGHAKQRPGELSGGQQQRVAIARALAASPRLLIADEPTGQLDAETGRSVMALLRGVVESEGVTALVSTHDPVMMALADRVIRIGDGRIDDEQC is encoded by the coding sequence ATGACCGCGCCGATCCTGCGCGTCCGCGGCGTCAACCGCACCTTCGGTGACGTGCACGCGCTGCGGGACGTGTCGTTCGACGTCGCCGCGGGCAGCATGGTCGCCCTGGTCGGCCGGTCCGGTTCGGGCAAGACCACGCTGCTCAACGTGATCGGCGGCCTGGACCGCCCGGACACCGGCAGCGTGGAGATCGACGGCACCGACGTCACCGGCCTCGACGAGGACGGGCTGTCGATGCTGCGGCGGGAGAAGGTGTCGTACGTCTTTCAGACGTTCGGCCTGATCCCGGTGCTCTCCGCCGCGGAGAACGTCGGCGCCCCGCTGCGCCTGGCCCGGATGTCCGCCGCCGACCGCGAACGCCGGGTCGCCCTGCTGCTCGAACTGGTCGGTCTGGCCGGCCACGCCAAGCAGCGGCCCGGCGAGCTGTCCGGCGGCCAGCAGCAGCGGGTGGCGATCGCCCGCGCCCTGGCCGCGTCGCCGCGCCTGCTGATCGCCGACGAGCCGACCGGGCAGCTGGACGCGGAGACCGGCCGGTCGGTGATGGCGCTGCTGCGCGGGGTGGTCGAGTCGGAAGGCGTCACGGCCCTGGTGTCCACGCACGACCCGGTGATGATGGCCCTCGCCGACCGGGTGATCCGGATCGGTGACGGGCGAATCGACGACGAGCAGTGCTGA